The Pochonia chlamydosporia 170 chromosome 1, whole genome shotgun sequence genome window below encodes:
- a CDS encoding mating-type switching protein swi10 (similar to Metarhizium acridum CQMa 102 XP_007809748.1): MDDEYGADDALLAAMAATDTAQPARRAVQQPTPQRIQQPTPQRMDKAPPSKTSGSKIVQPTPQALPQKHTGGSAILVSPRQRGNPVLTCIRSMPWEYSDIPADYVMGLTTCALFLSLKYHRLHPEYIYTRIRNLQGKYNLRILLTMVDIPNHEDSLRELSKTSLVNNVTIILCWSAAEAGRYLELYKSYENASFAAIRGQQASSYADKLVDFVTVPRSLNKSDAVALVANFGSLKNAINADQEQLGMISGWGGIKVKRWSAAIEEPFRAKKAAKRGLQKSKPGYQHENAGAGGQDAERLSRLEQAVPLSRMPLRDMPAVGTDSGASSAKGTPGQGTPSASAPKQFQFLDDEDDDDDDGDAEAALLTAATEESKKASQQTGGPSNSDRAAGREQNSDGLTGGVAAALAKLRESG, translated from the exons ATGGACGACGAATACGGCGCCGATGACGCCCTCCttgcggccatggccgccacaGATACAGCCCAGCCTGCTCGCAGGGCTGTTCAGCAACCGACGCCCCAGAGAATTCAACAACCGACACCGCAACGTATGGACAAGGCACCGCCAAGCAAGACGTCCGGAAGCAAGATTGTACAACCAACCCCACAGGCTCTTCCACAGAAACATACGGGCGGATCGGCTATATTGGTGTCTCCTCGTCAACGAGGAAACCCTGTGCTCACATGTATACGGTCGATGCCATGGGAATATAGCGATATACCAGCTGATTATGTCATGGGTTTGACCACCTGTGCCCTCTTTTTAAG TCTCAAGTATCACCGACTCCACCCCGAATACATCTATACACGCATACGGAATCTGCAGGGCAAATATAATCTGCGTATTCTGCTCACCATGGTGGACATACCTAATCATGAAGATTCGCTGCGAGAACTCTCGAAAACGTCACTCGTGAACAATGTCACTATTATCTTGTGCTGGTCCGCTGCCGAAGCAGGAAGGTACTTGGAGTTGTACAAGTCATACGAGAATGCAAGCTTCGCCGCCATCCGCGGACAACAAGCCTCGAGTTACGCCGATAAATTGGTTGACTTTGTGACTGTACCTCGAAGCCTCAATAAATCAGATGCAGTGGCACTTGTTGCCAATTTTGGCAGCTTAAAAAACGCCATCAATGCCGACCAGGAACAACTTGGAATGATTAGTGGATGGGGAGGCATCAAGGTGAAAAGATGGTCTGCAGCAATCGAGGAGCCGTTCCGagcgaagaaggcggccAAGCGTGGCTTGCAGAAATCTAAGCCGGGATACCAACATGAAAACGCCGGTGCAGGCGGTCAGGACGCGGAACGCCTCTCACGGTTGGAACAGGCCGTGCCTCTCTCGAGAATGCCTCTCAGAGATATGCCTGCCGTGGGCACTGATTCGGGTGCATCGTCCGCCAAGGGGACGCCAGGTCAGGGCACACCTAGCGCATCTGCCCCGAAGCAGTTCCAGTTCctggatgacgaggacgacgacgatgatgatggcgatgctgaAGCAGCTCTTTTGACGGCTGCCACGGAAGAATCCAAGAAGGCATCACAACAAACCGGAGGACCTTCTAATTCAGACCGTGCAGCCGGCCGGGAGCAGAATAGCGATGGGCTCACTGGCGGTGTTGCAGCTGCACTTGCCAAACTCCGCGAGAGTGGTTGA
- a CDS encoding carboxylesterase type B, active site protein (similar to Metarhizium robertsii ARSEF 23 XP_007818186.1), producing the protein MASTPTISIELPKGKITALQTDGLIIARCVPYAQAKRFQPPQPIPPWHSTKDYTKPGPICPQPKSRLDALNGPIAEGRTMSEDCLCVSVFAPASKPQSAPVMVFLHGGGYSTGAGDLDCYSGASLAKKGVVVVTITYRLGIFGYQPIKGRAPANLGLLDQIAALKWIQENIESFGGHPKKVCVFGESAGADSIYCLMGADRTEGLFQRAILQSMPLGARLMDKSDMVNALEQLASDLVPQDKDEASVEELLAIQGKLAMKGLSFASAGMPFGPLFGHHPLPDKDLFNEKLDATIRRIPIFIGYTKDEGTAFVPIFNNIDPSVRPRVESSPAEYISKAWFQDDSDKLYRKIRDSEPLEKPWFYEFNIAPSQSPWGAAHTVDMPFLLGTWDCWKDAPMMKGENVREVVERVGDQVKSLWIAFARGLDVGKTEFVIDENFTM; encoded by the coding sequence ATGGCATCTACACCCACAATAAGCATCGAGCTTCCAAAGGGCAAAATCACGGCGCTACAAACAGATGGTCTCATAATAGCCCGCTGTGTTCCTTACGCCCAAGCCAAGCGTTTCCAGCCGCCACAACCTATTCCACCATGGCACTCAACCAAGGACTACACCAAGCCAGGTCCCATATGCCCACAGCCAAAATCCCGTCTCGATGCCCTCAACGGTCCCATTGCCGAAGGACGCACAATGTCAGAAGACTGTCTCTGCGTCAGCGTCTTCGCACCAGCATCTAAACCTCAATCTGCACCGGTAATGGTCTTCCTTCACGGAGGAGGGTACTCCACTGGAGCAGGAGACCTGGATTGCTACTCTGGCGCAAGTCTCGCCAAGAAGggtgttgtggtggtgacaaTCACGTATCGCCTTGGGATATTTGGATACCAACCTATTAAGGGGAGGGCACCTGCGAATCTCGGACTGCTGGATCAAATTGCTGCTTTGAAATGGATCCAAGAGAATATTGAAAGCTTTGGTGGCCATCCTAAGAAGGTTTGTGTATTTGGGGAATCCGCTGGTGCGGACTCTATCTACTGTTTGATGGGGGCGGACAGGACGGAGGGATTATTCCAAAGAGCTATTTTGCAGAGCATGCCTTTGGGCGCTCGATTGATGGATAAAAGTGACATGGTGAATGCCTTGGAGCAACTCGCGTCTGATCTTGTGCCACAGGATAAAGATGAAGCGTCTGTGGAGGAACTGCTAGCGATACAAGGGAAGTTGGCTATGAAGGGGTTGTCTTTTGCATCGGCCGGAATGCCTTTTGGCCCGTTGTTTGGCCACCATCCATTGCCGGATAAGGACTTGTTTAATGAGAAACTGGACGCAACAATTCGCCGGATACCTATTTTCATAGGATACACCAAAGATGAGGGGACGGCCTTTGTACCAATCTTTAATAACATCGACCCCTCCGTACGGCCAAGAGTTGAATCGTCACCCGCGGAGTACATCAGCAAGGCGTGGTTTCAAGATGATTCGGACAAATTATATCGAAAGATTAGAGATTCAGAACCGCTTGAGAAGCCATGGTTCTACGAGTTCAATATTGCACCCTCACAGAGTCCATGGGGGGCGGCGCATACCGTGGACATGCCGTTCTTGCTTGGGACTTGGGATTGTTGGAAGGAcgcgccaatgatgaagggCGAGAATGTACgtgaggtggtggagagAGTGGGGGATCAAGTCAAGAGCTTGTGGATTGCGTTTGCGAGGGGGTTAGATGTTGGGAAGACGGAGTTTGTCATTGATGAGAATTTCACGATGTAA